The Amycolatopsis umgeniensis DNA segment CGATCCGCACCGGCAACTTCCACGCCGACTTCTTCTCCGCCGACCCGGCGATCGCGGACTCGCGCGCCGACACCGCGAAGATCGTCGTGCTCCACCCGGCGAAGATCACGTCGTTCGCGGCGGGCCGCGGCGCGGCCAAGGCCGTGACCGGCTCCGGCACGATCGACTTCCCCGGCCAGTACACCGCGAACCCGATCCCGGTCGAGCTCCAGTACTTCTCGTTCAGCACCTATCGCTGGACCACGGCGGCGACGGTGGAAGCCACCTGGAACGGCACCACCTGGGCCTACGCGGCTTCGGCCGAACACCGCAAGCCCGGCGCCTGGCGGGCCTTCTACGCGGGCACGCCCGAGATGTTCCACGCGGCGGCGAGCGACCTCGTCTTCGTGCTCTGACTCGTTCCGTGAAGGCCTCCTTCCCTACTCTCAAGGTAGGGAAGGAGGCCTTCACGGACAGCTAGCGGGACGCGAGATACGCCCGCCAGTCGCCGACGGCCGTGATGTCCGTCAGGTCTTCGGAGTCCACAAAGGACGAACGCAGGACGGTCGCGAGGCAGGCCGCGCCGTCCTCCAGTTCGATGACCCCCAGCTCCAGTTCCGGTGGCTCCGCGGGGACGAGATGCTCCCGCAGGACCACGAGCGGCAGGTCGTAGACCTCTCCGACCACGGAGCCGGAACCGCCCGCGTGCATCGCCGGGAACCGGTCCCCCACCGAGAAGTAGTGATACTTCGGCGCGGATCGGGCGACGCAGCACAACGGCGCACCCTGCAGCTGTTCGTGCAGCGGGCCGCCGCGCATCCCGCCGCCGTTGAGGAACATCAGAACCACGACATGATCCCTTCGATTCCGAAGTACACCCCGAACACCGCGGCCAGCACCCCGAGGATCCAGCCGATCTCGCGGATCTTGCCCTTGCAGATCTTGATCAGCACGTAGGCGACCAGCCCGGCGCCGATGCCGTTGGTGATCGAATAGGTGAACGGGATCAGCGCGATGGTCAGGAACACCGGGATCGCGAAGTCCAGGTCCCGCCAGGGAATCCGCGCGCACTGGGCCATCATCATCCCGCCGATGACCACCAGCGCGGGTGCCGCGGCTTGCGCCGGGACGACCGCCGCGAGCGGGGTCAGGAACAGGGTCGCGGTGAACAGTCCGCCGGTGACGATGCTCGCCAGCCCGGTCCGCGCGCCTTCACCGACGCCCGCCGCCGACTCCAGGAAGACCGTGTTCGGCGCCGATCCGGTGACACCGCCCGCGAGCGCGCCCGCGCCGTCGACCAGCAGGATCCGGCCCATGCCTTCGACCTTGCCGTCCTTGACCAGCCCGGCCTCTTCGGAGACGGAGGTGATCGTGCCCATCGCGTCGAAGAACCCGGAAAGCACCAGCGTGAACAGGAACACCGCCGCCGTCACCGCGCCCGCCGACGCGAAGCCGCCGAAGAGGTCGATGTCCCCCAGCAGGCTGAAGTCGGGATGGGCGACGACCTGGTCGGGCACCTTGGGTTCGACCAGCCCCCAGCCCTCGACACGGAACACGCTGTTGACCAGCACCGCGAGCCCGGTCGCGACGGCGATGCTGATCAGCACCGCACCGGGTACGCCGCGGCTCACGAGCACGATCATCAGCAGCAGGCCGAGGCAGAAGATCGCGATCGGCCAGCCTTCGAGATGGCCGGCGATCCCCATCCGCACCGGCACGGTCGACTGCGCGGAGTCGGGTGTCCGCGTGACGAAACCGGCGCTGACCAGGCCGACCAGCGCGATGTAGAGCCCGATGCCGACGGTGATCGCGACCTTGAGCGGCATCGGGATCGCGTTGATGATCCGTTCCCGGACACCGGAAACGGCCATGAACACGATGCAGACGCCTTCGAGGACGACGAGCCCGAAGGCCTGCGCCCACGTCATGGTCGGCGCCATCTGGAAGGCGACGACACCGTTGACGCCGAGGCCCGCCGCGAGCGCCAGCGGCGCGTTGCCCACGAGTCCCATCAGGATCGTGGTGACGCCCGCCGCCAGCGCCGTCGCGGTGGTGATCGCCTCGGTGCTCAGCCGCGCGCCGGTGATGTCCGCCGACGCGCCGAGGATGAGCGGGTTGAGCAACACGATGTAGCACATCGCGACGAACGTGGTGATCCCGCCGCGCACCTCGCGGCCGACCGTGCTGCCGCGATGGGAGATCTTGAACCAGCGGTCGAGCCCGGACAGCCGCCTCGGCTCGGACGAGGGCAGGTGGGGACGCTCTGTACCTAATTGGGTCATGCCTACTCCACAACGTTGTGGGGCGGGAAGAAACTCAGTAAGCCTTCTTGTCGGGTTTCGACAGCCAGGCCTGGAAAGGCGCGAAAGAATCCGGAAGGGACAGTTGGCCGACGGGTAGTGACCAGGTCTCGCGCGGGCGGGAAAAGAGGTCGTAGAACTCACGGTCGTCGAAACCGGCCTCGGCCGCGTCGTGGCGGTCCGCGGCGTAGACGACCTTGCCGACGCGTGCCCAGAGCGCGGCGGAAAGGCAGAGCGGGCAAGGTTCGCAGGAGGTCACGAGGACGCAGCCGTCGAGTTTGTAGTCACCGATCGCCTGGCAGGCCGCGCGGATCGCGACCACCTCGGCGTGCGCCGTCGGGTCGAGTGTCGGCGTCACCTGGTTGGTCCCGGTGGCCAGTACCGAACCGTCCCGGACGATCATCGCGCCGA contains these protein-coding regions:
- a CDS encoding allophanate hydrolase-related protein, with the protein product MVLMFLNGGGMRGGPLHEQLQGAPLCCVARSAPKYHYFSVGDRFPAMHAGGSGSVVGEVYDLPLVVLREHLVPAEPPELELGVIELEDGAACLATVLRSSFVDSEDLTDITAVGDWRAYLASR
- a CDS encoding NCS2 family permease — encoded protein: MTQLGTERPHLPSSEPRRLSGLDRWFKISHRGSTVGREVRGGITTFVAMCYIVLLNPLILGASADITGARLSTEAITTATALAAGVTTILMGLVGNAPLALAAGLGVNGVVAFQMAPTMTWAQAFGLVVLEGVCIVFMAVSGVRERIINAIPMPLKVAITVGIGLYIALVGLVSAGFVTRTPDSAQSTVPVRMGIAGHLEGWPIAIFCLGLLLMIVLVSRGVPGAVLISIAVATGLAVLVNSVFRVEGWGLVEPKVPDQVVAHPDFSLLGDIDLFGGFASAGAVTAAVFLFTLVLSGFFDAMGTITSVSEEAGLVKDGKVEGMGRILLVDGAGALAGGVTGSAPNTVFLESAAGVGEGARTGLASIVTGGLFTATLFLTPLAAVVPAQAAAPALVVIGGMMMAQCARIPWRDLDFAIPVFLTIALIPFTYSITNGIGAGLVAYVLIKICKGKIREIGWILGVLAAVFGVYFGIEGIMSWF
- a CDS encoding deaminase, which gives rise to MSTRLSISESGEQKWLAEAVQLATTNVERGGGPFGAMIVRDGSVLATGTNQVTPTLDPTAHAEVVAIRAACQAIGDYKLDGCVLVTSCEPCPLCLSAALWARVGKVVYAADRHDAAEAGFDDREFYDLFSRPRETWSLPVGQLSLPDSFAPFQAWLSKPDKKAY